From a region of the Paenibacillus lutimineralis genome:
- a CDS encoding sensor histidine kinase, translated as MRSNIKQSLRFKLIIGFIVITVPLVGLMLYNNYYASNTIREQVAESNKNSMILYSQQIEAALNKETNFLYNVAVEDPNLAALPQLLNDPNDYYLAKARILSTFSKYHRFDNSVDLQFIYSLRNRDLFTTPIRESSYERLSAIKTTIERIVKSIEPNSDFFREWKAVEYSKGKYALIRLVNTGDDFYLGAFIELENLVIPLDIIHSKEGFAGFLNNQGQMITNAGIIDPTHSVSLDSGTNGGYQVVKQDGLKYIAVTNPVQGTDVILSVFVPEEQMLKDLNNFRRGIILISVGALFILVIYLVYLNDIILKPMNNLVHGMRRIKYGDWNIRLQSSKAKEFAIINETFNSMAAEIHELTSSVYEEQIKAHKAELKHLQLQINPHFLLNTINIIYNLAEIKNYNVIQLMCMNLVKYFRFTTRTNQVAVTIREEMEHMESYIKIQQVRFPERITYEIQMESGAEEAAIPPLLIQPFIENAIKHGFDFMDHPFHIYIAIGLIEQERVRIVIMDNGNGFPEDMLEKLGPGSYLEHQNGEHLGISNVQYRIKHLFGDGARLEFDNASGARIQIVLPFRTVEQFTSY; from the coding sequence ATGAGGTCGAATATTAAGCAGTCGCTTCGATTCAAGCTGATCATCGGTTTCATAGTAATTACAGTTCCTTTAGTTGGACTCATGCTCTATAACAATTATTACGCTTCGAATACGATCCGCGAGCAGGTCGCCGAATCCAACAAAAATTCAATGATCCTGTATTCACAACAAATCGAGGCGGCATTGAACAAAGAGACAAATTTTCTCTATAACGTTGCCGTAGAAGATCCGAATCTCGCCGCGTTGCCGCAGCTGCTGAATGACCCGAATGACTATTATCTGGCCAAGGCCCGGATTCTGAGTACTTTTAGCAAGTATCATCGGTTTGATAATAGCGTCGATCTACAGTTCATCTATTCGTTGCGGAATCGAGATCTCTTCACTACGCCGATTAGGGAGTCGTCCTATGAACGGTTGAGTGCGATCAAGACGACCATCGAGAGAATAGTCAAGAGCATCGAGCCGAATAGCGATTTTTTTCGGGAATGGAAGGCGGTTGAATACAGCAAGGGAAAGTATGCTCTAATTCGTCTGGTGAATACAGGGGATGATTTCTATCTCGGAGCCTTTATCGAATTGGAGAACCTGGTGATTCCGCTCGATATCATTCACTCGAAGGAAGGTTTTGCCGGTTTCCTCAACAATCAGGGACAGATGATCACAAATGCGGGTATTATCGACCCGACCCATTCCGTTTCACTGGACTCGGGGACCAACGGAGGGTATCAAGTAGTGAAGCAGGATGGCCTTAAATACATTGCCGTTACGAACCCGGTGCAGGGTACGGATGTTATTCTCAGTGTCTTTGTGCCCGAAGAGCAGATGTTGAAGGATCTGAACAATTTTCGCCGCGGCATTATTCTTATTTCCGTAGGTGCGCTATTCATTCTGGTCATTTATTTGGTCTATTTGAACGATATCATTCTTAAGCCAATGAACAACCTCGTTCATGGGATGCGTCGAATCAAGTATGGGGATTGGAATATCCGGCTTCAATCCTCTAAAGCCAAGGAGTTTGCGATTATTAACGAGACCTTTAACAGCATGGCTGCTGAAATCCATGAATTGACGAGCAGTGTATATGAGGAGCAGATTAAAGCACATAAAGCTGAGCTCAAGCATTTGCAGTTGCAAATTAATCCTCATTTCCTCCTGAACACGATCAACATTATTTATAACTTGGCCGAGATTAAAAATTATAACGTCATACAGCTGATGTGTATGAATCTAGTCAAATATTTCCGCTTCACGACGAGGACGAATCAGGTCGCTGTCACCATCCGAGAAGAAATGGAGCATATGGAGAGCTATATTAAAATTCAGCAGGTTCGCTTTCCAGAACGCATTACCTATGAGATTCAGATGGAAAGCGGTGCGGAAGAAGCTGCGATTCCACCGCTGTTGATTCAACCGTTCATTGAAAATGCTATTAAGCATGGCTTTGACTTCATGGATCACCCATTCCATATCTATATCGCTATTGGCTTAATAGAACAGGAGAGGGTGCGTATCGTGATCATGGACAATGGCAATGGATTTCCAGAGGATATGCTGGAGAAGCTAGGGCCCGGTAGCTATCTGGAGCATCAGAACGGAGAGCACCTCGGTATTTCCAATGTACAGTACCGGATTAAGCATCTGTTCGGAGACGGTGCCCGGCTGGAGTTCGATAATGCCTCGGGGGCGCGAATTCAAATTGTACTTCCATTTCGAACTGTTGAACAATTTACATCTTATTGA
- a CDS encoding metallophosphoesterase family protein, whose protein sequence is MRKQLHFKGDGTFKIVQFTDTEFCEPCEEEARMSAMMRAILEAERPDLVVYTGDVIASNKSPDPVQAFRDAVAVPEELQIPWAAVFGNHDSEAPDFTREQLHKLQLVHKFCYAKPDPPGVHGSGNYVLELLDGHHLPAATLYFLDTGSYSPLVHHGVGYYDWIRRTQIDWYTRTSHQLTANHGGSPLPSLGFFHIPLPEYSDIWDFTICYGQKLERLICAPPLNTGFFAAMVEMGDIMGTFVGHDHGNDFWGTLHGIRLCYGRTTRNAYLNQPFATGARVIQLTEGQRSFDTWLHLEDGTIIRDQPKHMPEGRAPQISLS, encoded by the coding sequence ATGAGAAAGCAGTTGCATTTCAAGGGGGATGGAACGTTCAAGATTGTTCAGTTCACGGACACGGAATTCTGTGAGCCGTGTGAGGAAGAAGCACGAATGAGTGCCATGATGCGGGCTATCCTTGAGGCAGAACGCCCGGACCTTGTAGTGTATACCGGAGATGTTATTGCCAGCAATAAGAGTCCTGACCCGGTACAGGCGTTCCGTGATGCTGTTGCGGTGCCGGAGGAACTGCAGATTCCTTGGGCAGCTGTATTCGGCAACCATGATTCCGAGGCGCCTGATTTCACACGAGAGCAGTTGCACAAGCTCCAGTTAGTGCATAAATTCTGTTACGCGAAGCCCGATCCGCCAGGTGTACACGGCTCAGGCAACTACGTGCTTGAGCTTCTGGATGGACATCATTTGCCTGCTGCAACACTTTATTTTCTCGACACAGGAAGCTATTCTCCCTTAGTGCATCACGGGGTAGGCTATTACGATTGGATAAGAAGAACTCAGATCGACTGGTATACAAGGACTTCCCATCAACTGACAGCAAATCATGGCGGATCACCACTGCCTTCGCTCGGATTCTTTCATATCCCACTGCCTGAATATAGTGATATTTGGGATTTCACCATATGCTATGGACAAAAGCTGGAGCGATTAATCTGCGCCCCACCATTGAATACAGGATTCTTCGCGGCTATGGTTGAGATGGGCGACATCATGGGTACCTTCGTCGGTCATGACCACGGCAACGACTTCTGGGGGACACTCCACGGAATACGTCTCTGTTACGGACGGACTACCCGGAACGCTTACTTGAATCAGCCGTTCGCTACTGGCGCTCGGGTGATTCAGTTAACGGAGGGACAGCGCAGCTTCGATACCTGGCTGCATCTTGAGGACGGGACGATCATCCGTGACCAGCCTAAGCATATGCCAGAGGGCCGTGCACCACAGATATCATTAAGCTAG
- a CDS encoding alkaline phosphatase family protein yields the protein MNTKQIKRVFILGMDGAGNFIQHTDTPNIDAFLSNGAVTYMAQAQSPTISAECWGSILHGVVPEKHGLNNEIASTQAYPANSPYPSIFRIVREAQPEAKLAAFSSWSPIISGIIEEGLDVHKEAMPDDELVDAIETYIHNNSDVKLLYMQLDDPDASGHKYGYGPDSPNYLKAITKMDELFGRILRAIEQQGLLEDSLVILLTDHGGGGANKHDHGSDHPMDKNVFWGCAGPGVTAGTVLPELFIVDTAAVALHALGFELPANWDGKFPASLFS from the coding sequence ATGAACACCAAGCAGATTAAACGTGTCTTTATACTAGGAATGGACGGAGCAGGGAACTTCATTCAGCATACGGACACGCCAAATATTGATGCATTCTTAAGTAACGGAGCCGTTACATATATGGCCCAGGCCCAATCGCCTACGATCAGTGCGGAATGCTGGGGCTCCATACTTCATGGCGTAGTTCCGGAGAAGCACGGATTAAATAATGAGATAGCTTCCACTCAGGCCTATCCTGCAAATTCCCCATATCCATCGATCTTTCGAATTGTGCGGGAAGCCCAACCTGAAGCCAAGCTTGCAGCCTTTTCTAGCTGGTCACCTATCATCAGCGGGATCATTGAGGAAGGGCTCGATGTTCACAAGGAAGCAATGCCGGACGATGAGCTCGTAGACGCTATCGAGACTTATATTCACAACAACAGCGACGTTAAGCTACTCTATATGCAGCTCGATGACCCAGACGCCTCTGGTCATAAATATGGCTATGGTCCTGATTCACCAAATTATCTCAAAGCTATTACCAAAATGGATGAGCTATTTGGACGCATACTGCGCGCAATTGAACAGCAAGGTCTGTTGGAGGACAGCCTCGTTATTCTCCTTACGGATCATGGCGGCGGTGGAGCTAATAAGCATGACCACGGCAGCGATCATCCAATGGACAAGAATGTATTCTGGGGCTGCGCTGGTCCTGGGGTAACTGCAGGTACTGTTCTTCCTGAGCTATTCATCGTAGATACTGCAGCAGTCGCACTTCATGCTCTTGGTTTTGAACTGCCTGCGAATTGGGATGGCAAATTTCCCGCTTCTTTGTTCAGCTAA
- a CDS encoding ABC transporter substrate-binding protein translates to MKKAFHLLFVIMLCGILVLTGCGKGDSNKSANPGDTSGNKTEAGNKEGASALSPYKITMVYPAGAAKDLQLVQDEMSKYLTEKINATIELKPIEWASWDDKTNLMKVSNEPFDLMFTASWFSYAKDVAKGQYMELDDLMAEYGKDIPGVLGDDFIKGARISGKLYALPTKKEFGQGFGFLLDKKLEDKYGFDINGVKSLEDMEVMFQTIKEKEPGVIPIVSRKFTNIWEAANYDGIVANLSIPRGSTEIKAIDTLEDPKFIDFYKRMHQWSQNGWFDKDILTSDSDQGMNMIKAGKAFAVAQSLKPGKDKEMSINAGVELVQVETAEPFTTTGDAQGAMLGISRTSKDPARAMMFLNMLYTDPVLLNMLDWGIEGKHYVKVSDNVIDYPEGVNADTEGYPNPGGWMFGNQFNSYLWVNEDPGKWEEFQKFNDRSERSIALGFSFDQEPVKSEMASIENVKKEFEDTLRSGAVEPEQLIEKWKAKRKSAGFDRVKAEVDKQLAEWAATQK, encoded by the coding sequence ATGAAGAAGGCATTTCATTTACTGTTCGTGATTATGCTGTGCGGAATACTGGTATTGACGGGATGCGGCAAAGGGGATTCCAACAAGTCGGCCAATCCGGGGGACACTTCTGGCAATAAGACAGAGGCGGGAAATAAAGAAGGAGCCAGCGCACTCAGCCCGTATAAAATCACGATGGTCTATCCGGCTGGAGCGGCTAAGGATCTGCAGCTTGTCCAAGACGAAATGAGCAAGTATTTGACAGAGAAGATTAATGCGACGATTGAGCTGAAGCCGATCGAGTGGGCGTCCTGGGACGACAAGACGAACTTGATGAAGGTCTCGAATGAACCGTTCGACCTGATGTTCACAGCTAGCTGGTTTTCGTATGCGAAGGATGTCGCCAAAGGGCAATATATGGAGCTGGACGACCTGATGGCTGAGTATGGAAAAGACATCCCTGGCGTTCTTGGCGATGACTTTATCAAAGGAGCAAGAATCTCCGGTAAGCTTTACGCCCTTCCTACCAAGAAGGAATTCGGTCAAGGCTTCGGCTTCCTGCTGGACAAGAAATTAGAAGATAAATATGGATTTGATATTAATGGTGTGAAGTCTCTTGAAGATATGGAGGTAATGTTCCAGACGATTAAAGAGAAGGAGCCGGGCGTAATTCCTATCGTATCAAGAAAATTTACGAATATTTGGGAAGCAGCCAACTATGATGGGATCGTGGCAAATTTGAGTATCCCCCGGGGAAGCACCGAGATTAAGGCGATTGATACGCTGGAAGACCCTAAATTCATTGACTTCTACAAACGGATGCATCAATGGAGTCAGAATGGCTGGTTTGACAAGGATATTCTGACTTCGGATTCAGATCAGGGCATGAATATGATCAAAGCAGGGAAGGCCTTCGCCGTTGCTCAATCGTTGAAGCCCGGTAAGGACAAGGAGATGAGCATCAACGCTGGCGTGGAGCTGGTTCAGGTTGAGACGGCGGAGCCATTCACGACAACGGGGGACGCCCAAGGCGCGATGCTTGGTATTTCTCGGACTTCGAAAGACCCGGCAAGGGCGATGATGTTCCTGAACATGCTCTATACGGATCCGGTGCTGTTGAATATGCTCGATTGGGGCATTGAAGGCAAGCATTATGTGAAAGTCAGTGACAATGTTATCGATTATCCAGAGGGTGTTAATGCCGATACAGAGGGTTATCCTAACCCAGGCGGTTGGATGTTCGGCAATCAGTTCAATTCTTATCTATGGGTGAACGAAGATCCGGGTAAATGGGAGGAATTCCAGAAGTTCAATGACAGATCGGAGCGTTCCATTGCGCTAGGCTTCTCCTTTGACCAGGAGCCAGTTAAATCGGAAATGGCATCAATTGAGAATGTAAAGAAGGAATTCGAAGATACCTTGCGATCTGGAGCAGTGGAGCCGGAGCAGCTGATCGAGAAGTGGAAGGCGAAACGCAAGTCAGCTGGCTTTGACAGAGTAAAGGCTGAGGTCGATAAGCAGTTGGCTGAATGGGCTGCAACACAGAAATAG
- a CDS encoding sensor histidine kinase, translated as MKLRIARKKSKWFVYQKVIAIFILLLLPLITMNIWFNYKGMSISKNAILSSSLAGATFYSKQLDKEMYFIRNLQLQLLNDKDLQKLSFRGSMLENYEEVELIEQVRDRQMALTAFSDYIVNAGVYVEAVGKTISMMSGVTNAPNPEMSLVASLVSVKPKPSFYQSGNRIFLIESENNDGIWSYIEISRPKLLEALEQISNLYQESEVLLGSKELGTVLTTSKEVQESNMILGQISEQSLQEQSTSEMKKVHGVNYFIIHNDVSALNLSLIMYVNQNEITRPLNQFTTWSYLLFIIAIVIMVLYAFSVNLMIHRPLSRLVKAFRMLEADNLNIMIESRTNDEFHYVFSSFNNMALKLKNSIRENYEQKIALQHSQLKQLQSQINPHFLYNSFFNIYMMCKVGDAESAAELSQKLGTYYQYITRSGSDEVPFYKEYQHALDYCEIQCIRFSNRITFEYSDVKDIPPSISVPRLIIQPIVENVFEHAFEDGTMEGVIYMGTEYADGRLRVTVEDNGKLVTGSMIEQMRDKLATKSKYMEKTGLINVNNRLQLKYGKGSGLFVSRSAYGGLRVDLIIVVEEEED; from the coding sequence ATGAAGCTTAGGATCGCTAGAAAGAAATCGAAGTGGTTCGTATATCAGAAAGTTATCGCTATATTTATTTTGTTATTGCTGCCGCTCATTACGATGAATATCTGGTTCAATTACAAAGGAATGTCGATCAGTAAAAATGCAATACTGAGCTCTTCTCTAGCCGGTGCTACCTTCTACTCCAAGCAGCTTGATAAAGAGATGTATTTCATCCGAAATTTACAGCTTCAACTGTTAAATGACAAGGATTTGCAGAAGCTCAGCTTCCGCGGCAGTATGCTGGAGAATTACGAGGAAGTGGAGCTGATTGAGCAGGTAAGGGATAGACAAATGGCGTTGACTGCCTTCAGCGATTATATCGTGAATGCCGGCGTCTATGTCGAAGCGGTTGGTAAGACCATTTCGATGATGTCCGGAGTAACGAATGCACCGAATCCTGAGATGAGCCTGGTTGCTTCGCTTGTATCCGTGAAGCCGAAGCCTTCGTTCTATCAGAGCGGAAATCGGATCTTCCTGATTGAGAGCGAGAACAACGACGGAATATGGTCTTATATCGAGATTTCCAGGCCCAAGCTACTTGAAGCGTTAGAGCAAATTTCCAATTTATATCAGGAATCAGAGGTACTGCTGGGCAGCAAGGAATTAGGCACCGTCCTGACGACCTCGAAGGAGGTGCAGGAATCGAACATGATTCTCGGACAAATCTCTGAGCAGAGTCTCCAGGAACAAAGCACCTCTGAAATGAAGAAGGTTCATGGCGTTAATTATTTTATTATCCATAACGATGTTAGCGCGCTGAATTTATCATTGATCATGTACGTCAATCAGAATGAAATTACCCGTCCGTTGAATCAGTTTACGACCTGGTCCTATTTATTGTTCATTATTGCTATTGTGATCATGGTGCTGTACGCTTTCTCGGTCAATTTAATGATTCACCGTCCTTTATCGCGTCTGGTCAAGGCGTTCCGGATGCTTGAGGCCGACAATTTGAACATTATGATTGAATCGCGAACCAATGATGAGTTCCATTACGTATTCAGCAGCTTCAACAATATGGCGCTTAAGCTGAAAAATTCGATTCGAGAAAATTATGAGCAGAAAATCGCCTTGCAGCATTCACAGCTAAAGCAGCTCCAATCGCAGATCAATCCGCATTTTTTGTACAATAGCTTTTTTAACATATATATGATGTGCAAGGTAGGAGACGCCGAAAGTGCCGCTGAGCTTTCTCAGAAGCTGGGTACTTATTATCAATATATTACGAGAAGTGGGTCGGATGAGGTCCCCTTCTACAAGGAATATCAGCATGCGCTTGATTATTGCGAGATTCAGTGCATTCGCTTCTCGAATCGGATCACCTTCGAATATAGCGATGTGAAGGATATACCACCATCGATCTCGGTGCCCAGGCTTATTATTCAACCCATTGTAGAGAATGTGTTCGAGCATGCCTTTGAGGATGGGACGATGGAGGGTGTGATCTATATGGGGACGGAATATGCGGACGGCAGGCTGCGCGTTACTGTGGAGGACAACGGAAAGCTTGTGACTGGGTCGATGATCGAGCAGATGCGTGACAAGCTGGCCACCAAGTCGAAATATATGGAGAAGACCGGACTTATTAATGTGAACAATCGGCTACAGCTTAAATACGGAAAGGGCAGCGGGCTGTTCGTCTCGCGCAGCGCTTATGGCGGCCTAAGAGTAGATCTGATCATTGTGGTTGAAGAAGAGGAGGATTGA
- a CDS encoding response regulator transcription factor has translation MFKALIVDDEIYAVMGIRSGVNWERLQVSEVYEAYNMRDALKVFEQTSIDVMICDIEMPKGTGIELLEKVNEISPETETIFLTAHSAFNFMKRAIQLDGFDYLLKPIEFDVLQDTINRALESILQERELHRLREQYKPYYEMWRRQKPLITDKFWNDLFTGRIVCSPNNIAGILEKHQLSGLEQFVFLPVLVSVESWLREFTTRDEEIIEYAIRKGAAEVLLMSGRGEVIQTKQGVNIVIMMGDQEEMNDPSGLHVRCEKYIQSCLEYFDCNISCYIGRNVSLYEIADICKQLLEIEYNNVNRSNQVYMLASHCTPSIQSMIPRISTWTILLEQGKLEELQEEIRIRVSEMAQFQRLSMAELEAFRNEFMQMAHYVLHKNGLNAIELLKGRDGLLLNDQPRSLPQLEEEALQVAGIIHNELHQNHSVIRRIQYYITEHLSEPITREQLASYVHLNPAYLSRLFKREIGESITDYILNTRMSLAKDLITTSTLPISDIAKTLGYYNFSYFSKMFRKVYDVSPQQLRQQPPDGQREREAL, from the coding sequence ATGTTTAAGGCTTTGATAGTAGACGACGAGATCTATGCGGTAATGGGGATTCGCAGTGGTGTGAATTGGGAAAGGCTGCAGGTGTCCGAGGTATACGAGGCCTATAATATGCGGGATGCGTTGAAAGTGTTCGAGCAGACGTCAATCGACGTCATGATCTGCGATATCGAAATGCCCAAGGGGACGGGAATTGAGCTATTGGAGAAAGTGAATGAGATCTCTCCTGAGACAGAGACGATCTTCCTTACCGCCCACTCCGCCTTCAACTTCATGAAGAGAGCGATCCAGTTGGATGGGTTCGATTATTTGCTGAAGCCGATTGAATTCGATGTGCTTCAGGACACGATCAATCGGGCGCTAGAGTCTATTTTGCAGGAACGGGAATTACACAGATTGCGGGAGCAGTATAAGCCTTATTATGAGATGTGGCGTAGACAGAAGCCTCTGATTACCGATAAATTCTGGAATGACCTGTTCACGGGCAGGATTGTATGCTCTCCGAATAATATCGCGGGCATTTTGGAGAAGCATCAGTTATCAGGGCTGGAGCAGTTCGTCTTCCTGCCTGTGCTTGTCAGCGTGGAATCTTGGCTGCGCGAGTTCACTACGCGGGATGAGGAAATTATTGAGTATGCGATTCGCAAAGGTGCTGCTGAGGTGCTGCTTATGAGTGGTAGAGGGGAGGTAATCCAGACCAAGCAGGGGGTTAACATCGTCATCATGATGGGGGATCAGGAAGAGATGAACGATCCTTCCGGATTGCATGTGCGATGTGAGAAATATATTCAGAGCTGCCTTGAATATTTCGACTGTAATATATCCTGTTATATTGGCAGGAACGTTAGCTTGTATGAAATTGCGGACATTTGCAAACAGCTTCTGGAGATCGAGTACAACAATGTGAATAGATCCAATCAGGTCTACATGCTGGCTTCGCATTGCACTCCTTCCATCCAATCCATGATCCCACGGATATCAACGTGGACGATTCTGCTGGAGCAGGGCAAGCTGGAGGAGTTGCAGGAGGAAATCCGAATTAGAGTATCGGAGATGGCACAGTTCCAACGTCTATCTATGGCTGAGCTGGAGGCCTTCCGCAATGAATTTATGCAGATGGCGCACTATGTTTTGCATAAGAATGGACTGAATGCCATTGAGCTATTGAAGGGCCGGGATGGGCTGCTGCTGAATGATCAGCCTCGCAGTCTTCCGCAGCTGGAAGAAGAGGCACTCCAGGTGGCTGGAATCATCCATAATGAGCTGCACCAGAATCATTCGGTCATTCGGCGGATTCAATATTATATTACCGAGCATTTGAGTGAGCCGATTACTAGAGAGCAGCTTGCCAGCTACGTGCACTTGAATCCGGCCTACTTGTCGCGATTGTTCAAGCGGGAGATAGGGGAATCGATCACGGATTATATTTTGAATACACGTATGTCCTTGGCCAAGGACCTGATCACGACTTCAACGTTGCCAATCTCGGATATCGCCAAGACCTTGGGCTATTATAATTTCTCCTACTTCTCCAAAATGTTCAGAAAAGTATACGATGTCTCTCCGCAGCAGCTTAGACAGCAGCCCCCAGACGGACAAAGAGAAAGAGAAGCTCTATAG
- a CDS encoding ABC transporter permease → MTVPGIIYLFINNYIPMYGVILAFKDYNYVDGIWGSAWSGLDNFKFLFNTEDAYIITRNTLLYNTVFILLNLILSVLIALLINEIKDKVISRFYQSTFLLPHIISMVVVAYLVFSFLNAENGLVNRLLFKWFSMDGISWYGEPKYWPYVLVIVNAWKNAGYLSIIYFASIIGIDKEYYEAATIDGASKWKQMTRITIPLIMPVIVTMTLLAVSTILRSDFGLFYQVPMNTGALIPTTQTIDTFVYRAMLQSGDIGMSTAAGFYQSVICFFLILIANAAVRRINKQSALF, encoded by the coding sequence ATGACAGTGCCGGGGATTATCTATTTGTTCATCAACAACTATATTCCGATGTACGGCGTTATCCTTGCCTTTAAAGATTACAACTATGTGGATGGGATCTGGGGCAGCGCCTGGTCCGGACTGGACAATTTCAAATTTCTGTTCAACACGGAAGATGCTTATATCATTACCCGAAATACGCTTCTATATAATACTGTCTTCATTCTATTAAATCTCATCCTATCGGTTCTGATCGCGCTCCTGATTAATGAGATCAAGGATAAAGTGATCAGCCGTTTCTACCAGAGCACTTTCTTGCTCCCGCATATCATTTCAATGGTCGTTGTTGCGTATCTCGTATTCAGCTTCTTGAATGCAGAGAACGGGCTGGTGAACAGACTGTTGTTCAAGTGGTTCAGTATGGATGGCATCTCATGGTACGGAGAACCGAAATATTGGCCTTACGTTCTCGTTATTGTTAACGCCTGGAAGAACGCCGGATATTTATCGATTATTTATTTTGCTTCCATCATTGGTATCGACAAGGAATATTACGAAGCGGCTACGATCGACGGGGCAAGCAAATGGAAGCAAATGACCCGGATTACGATACCGTTGATTATGCCGGTCATCGTCACCATGACCTTACTCGCGGTAAGCACGATACTTCGCTCAGACTTCGGTCTGTTCTATCAAGTGCCAATGAATACCGGCGCGCTTATACCGACCACACAGACCATCGATACGTTTGTATACCGCGCGATGCTCCAATCGGGAGACATCGGAATGTCTACGGCAGCGGGCTTCTATCAATCTGTAATCTGCTTCTTCTTAATTCTAATAGCCAACGCCGCTGTTAGACGCATTAATAAACAGAGTGCCTTGTTCTAG
- a CDS encoding carbohydrate ABC transporter permease, whose product MIHLFFWCFTIISLVPFILIFMVSISSEDSILQKGFSLFPNEISFEAYKFLFNDFSEIARAYGVTIIATLIGTVVSLLITALFAYPLSRPSLPFRRTLSFYIFFTMLFGGGLAPWYITYVNMLGIKNTIFSMIIPNLLLSAFNVLLMRSFFSTTIPETVIESATIDGASEITIFFKIVVPLSLPIMATIGLFNTLAYWNDWYNCMLFIDKPDLYNIQYLMTKTLTNIQYLLMKSNSSAQVGELLAKMPRESVRMALAIVGVAPLLFAYPFFQKYYISGITSGAVKG is encoded by the coding sequence ATGATTCACCTGTTCTTCTGGTGCTTCACGATCATATCATTGGTACCATTTATCCTCATATTCATGGTCTCTATTTCAAGCGAGGATTCTATTTTGCAGAAGGGGTTCTCCTTATTCCCCAACGAGATCAGCTTCGAGGCTTATAAGTTCTTGTTCAATGATTTCTCTGAAATCGCCCGGGCGTATGGAGTTACCATCATTGCTACTCTTATAGGTACCGTCGTAAGCCTATTGATTACGGCACTCTTCGCCTATCCGTTATCACGGCCGAGCTTGCCATTCAGACGGACGCTATCCTTCTACATCTTCTTCACGATGCTGTTCGGTGGGGGACTCGCACCTTGGTACATTACTTATGTCAATATGCTCGGAATTAAGAATACAATCTTCTCTATGATTATTCCGAATTTGCTATTAAGCGCCTTTAATGTGCTCTTGATGAGAAGCTTCTTCTCCACGACTATCCCGGAGACGGTGATCGAATCAGCGACGATTGATGGAGCAAGTGAGATTACGATCTTCTTCAAGATCGTCGTCCCGCTATCCTTGCCGATTATGGCGACGATCGGACTCTTCAACACGCTGGCTTACTGGAATGATTGGTATAACTGTATGCTATTTATCGACAAGCCGGATCTGTACAACATTCAATACTTGATGACGAAGACGCTTACTAACATTCAATATCTGCTGATGAAGTCCAATAGCTCAGCCCAGGTTGGAGAGCTGCTGGCAAAGATGCCGCGAGAGTCAGTACGAATGGCACTAGCGATCGTCGGGGTGGCTCCGTTATTGTTTGCCTATCCGTTCTTCCAGAAGTATTACATCAGCGGAATTACGTCTGGTGCAGTAAAAGGTTAG